One part of the Arthrobacter tumbae genome encodes these proteins:
- a CDS encoding glutamyl-tRNA reductase — protein MAAVLRSICSQAEPGGKNPVLVALVVNYRDLDVDAAARLHTVSAPLLWQLLTDGPAVSGVVVLSTCSRFEIYCQVSSDVCIVSTRSTVLSALSRCSGLSLSRLFSIFRQIQGQLMVRHLFTVASGLDSVIAGEHQIGGQVRRALSEAQAAGTATGALIRLFQASSRTAKTVATRTTVNASGRSIAALSLDIALSVTKLKTLADASVVIFGTGAYAAHIMEVLKGQKCAAVFVYSWTGRAEDFVAVRGGTALSLPELPAAIAAADIILGCSGNGARLDASALGAWRQHAPRPLVAIDLSPTNDFDPAIADLPGLELLTLKSIRRAAPEADIEALRQAHGLVEDAVHRFEEQESIRQMDSAIVALRQHVESVLATELEKVHEQGGGTAVPEAGAALRRMAQQLLHTPMVRAREMATAGEHHAYIAALDALFGISVALPDPDGSPGAPEPGVIPRPHRGQPCHPQPRGESRAPGYWPEACPSREAAAI, from the coding sequence GGAAGAATCCCGTGCTGGTCGCACTGGTGGTGAACTACCGCGACCTTGACGTTGATGCAGCAGCGCGGCTACATACCGTATCAGCACCGCTGCTCTGGCAGCTTCTCACTGACGGGCCCGCCGTTTCGGGTGTGGTGGTTCTGTCCACCTGTAGTCGCTTCGAAATTTACTGTCAGGTATCTTCCGACGTCTGCATTGTGAGCACGCGCTCGACCGTTCTGAGCGCCCTCAGCCGCTGCTCGGGGTTGTCCCTCTCCCGGCTCTTCTCAATCTTCAGGCAGATTCAGGGCCAGCTCATGGTGAGACACCTTTTCACCGTTGCGTCCGGCCTTGATTCGGTCATTGCGGGCGAACATCAGATCGGAGGCCAGGTCCGTCGCGCCCTTTCCGAAGCCCAGGCTGCAGGTACCGCAACGGGCGCCCTGATCAGGCTGTTTCAGGCATCTTCCCGCACGGCCAAAACTGTGGCGACACGTACCACTGTCAATGCGTCCGGACGATCCATCGCAGCTCTTTCCCTGGATATCGCCCTTTCTGTGACAAAGCTCAAAACGCTGGCCGACGCCTCTGTTGTGATCTTCGGGACCGGAGCGTACGCCGCCCACATCATGGAGGTACTCAAAGGTCAAAAGTGTGCGGCCGTGTTCGTCTACTCCTGGACCGGTCGAGCCGAAGACTTCGTCGCCGTCAGGGGCGGAACCGCGCTGTCCCTACCGGAACTACCGGCCGCTATCGCCGCAGCAGACATCATCCTCGGTTGCAGCGGCAATGGAGCCCGCCTCGATGCCTCCGCGCTTGGTGCATGGAGACAGCACGCACCACGCCCTCTCGTTGCCATAGACCTCTCTCCTACCAATGATTTCGATCCTGCCATCGCCGACCTTCCGGGCCTCGAACTGCTGACCCTAAAATCAATCCGGCGTGCAGCCCCGGAAGCGGACATCGAGGCACTGCGCCAGGCTCATGGCCTGGTCGAGGACGCGGTGCACCGCTTTGAAGAACAGGAAAGCATCCGCCAGATGGATTCAGCCATCGTCGCTTTGCGCCAGCACGTGGAGAGCGTCCTTGCAACGGAGCTGGAGAAGGTCCATGAACAGGGCGGAGGCACCGCAGTTCCGGAGGCCGGCGCCGCCTTGCGCCGGATGGCGCAGCAGCTTCTGCACACACCGATGGTCAGAGCACGGGAAATGGCCACAGCCGGCGAGCATCACGCCTACATCGCAGCTCTGGATGCTCTTTTCGGTATCAGCGTTGCGCTCCCCGATCCGGATGGTTCTCCCGGGGCGCCCGAGCCCGGTGTCATCCCCCGGCCGCATCGCGGGCAGCCTTGTCATCCGCAGCCGCGCGGCGAATCACGAGCCCCGGGCTACTGGCCGGAAGCATGCCCAAGCCGAGAGGCAGCAGCGATCTAG
- a CDS encoding phosphatase PAP2 family protein produces MSTQHPRTARRFSTAARHPVLFVLGALGCFVAVGWTYWAFVRTTTGQFADESAWAEAGIAAPDTQGPFLRFLDSLPVISVFIAAAVILFVTLGRRRWAAAGIALGTIIGANLTTQILKNLLFDRPDRGVPTLDFNSLPSGHTTLAASAAAAIFLVVSPRWRPLAAAAGGTYSVLAGAATFINLWHRPADVVAAYLVVGAWTLIGGLLILRTGNRWNVWEGFGRFWGASRAWLALCWIPGLVGLALSLGLYVYVQAIGPAPVPGTAGVPLFFWSGLSLIVGVGYTLSATACWLFGSQARLEGASS; encoded by the coding sequence GTGAGCACCCAGCACCCGAGAACGGCACGCCGCTTTTCCACGGCCGCACGACACCCCGTGCTGTTTGTCCTCGGAGCGCTTGGATGCTTTGTCGCTGTGGGATGGACCTACTGGGCGTTTGTCCGCACCACCACGGGGCAGTTCGCGGATGAATCCGCGTGGGCGGAAGCGGGAATCGCCGCACCCGACACCCAGGGCCCCTTCCTTCGGTTCCTCGACAGCCTGCCCGTGATTTCGGTGTTCATCGCCGCAGCGGTGATCCTGTTTGTCACACTGGGACGACGGCGGTGGGCGGCTGCCGGAATAGCGCTCGGCACCATCATCGGAGCCAATCTCACAACGCAGATCCTCAAGAACCTCCTCTTCGACCGTCCGGACCGCGGCGTGCCCACGCTCGATTTCAACTCACTTCCCTCCGGGCATACGACGCTGGCTGCATCTGCCGCGGCGGCAATCTTCCTCGTTGTATCCCCCCGCTGGCGCCCGCTCGCCGCAGCGGCCGGCGGCACCTACTCCGTTCTGGCGGGGGCGGCGACGTTCATCAATCTGTGGCACCGGCCGGCCGACGTCGTGGCCGCGTACCTGGTGGTTGGAGCCTGGACGCTCATCGGCGGGCTCCTCATTCTGCGCACTGGAAACCGCTGGAACGTGTGGGAAGGGTTTGGAAGGTTCTGGGGTGCGTCCCGGGCCTGGCTGGCACTGTGCTGGATCCCGGGCCTGGTGGGCTTGGCGCTGTCCCTCGGCCTGTACGTGTATGTGCAGGCGATCGGCCCGGCTCCTGTCCCGGGCACGGCCGGCGTTCCGCTGTTTTTCTGGTCCGGCCTCTCGCTCATCGTCGGGGTCGGCTACACGCTGAGCGCGACGGCGTGCTGGCTGTTCGGCTCCCAGGCGCGGCTCGAGGGCGCTTCCAGCTGA
- a CDS encoding MFS transporter, whose product MPQEPFNLRKIAVGAYGPSLLYGAATGSIIPVIVLSATELGADVATAALILTLTGIGSLVTNVPATLITSRFGERWALVAASLWCSAAMILALSAPNLAVFAAAIFMVGMAGAVFGLARQSYLTEAVPVHFRARALSTLGGVTRIGVFAGPFAGALAMSFLGLDGAYWVGAVATFAAAVLSFQVPELGGPRASPGQGAAAAVAAPPTLRAVFRSHARVFGTVGVGVLLIAAVRATRQAVLPLWAQEIGLDPATTSLIYGLSGAIDMLIFYPAGKVMDLYGRRWVAVPCMLIMGVSLLLLPLTRDALSLLAVALLIGFGNGIGSGIVMTLGADFSPSPGRPQFLGIWRLLTDVGTMAGPGTVSAVTAAATLAGGIWTTGALGLVGAVVLWLWVPPREQWVRQR is encoded by the coding sequence GTGCCCCAGGAACCGTTCAACCTCCGAAAGATCGCCGTTGGTGCGTACGGCCCATCGCTTCTGTACGGGGCCGCGACCGGGTCCATCATCCCGGTCATTGTGCTCTCGGCCACCGAACTCGGTGCCGACGTCGCGACGGCGGCGCTCATCCTCACGCTTACCGGTATCGGATCGCTGGTCACCAACGTACCTGCCACGCTGATCACCTCCCGTTTCGGGGAGCGGTGGGCGCTTGTAGCGGCGTCGCTCTGGTGCTCGGCGGCGATGATTCTTGCGCTGTCGGCGCCCAACCTAGCGGTGTTCGCCGCCGCGATCTTCATGGTCGGTATGGCCGGGGCGGTGTTCGGGCTCGCCCGCCAGAGCTATCTCACCGAGGCGGTGCCCGTTCACTTCCGGGCGCGCGCGCTCTCAACCCTCGGTGGAGTGACCCGGATCGGTGTCTTTGCCGGGCCCTTTGCCGGTGCGCTCGCCATGAGCTTCCTGGGGCTCGACGGCGCCTATTGGGTGGGTGCCGTCGCTACTTTCGCTGCCGCTGTCCTCAGCTTCCAGGTTCCCGAGTTGGGTGGTCCGCGAGCGTCCCCCGGCCAGGGCGCGGCGGCTGCCGTCGCGGCTCCGCCCACCCTGCGGGCCGTCTTCCGGAGCCACGCCCGGGTCTTCGGCACGGTGGGCGTGGGAGTGCTGCTGATCGCGGCGGTCCGGGCCACGAGGCAGGCGGTCCTGCCGCTCTGGGCGCAGGAAATCGGGCTCGATCCCGCGACGACGTCGCTCATCTATGGCCTCTCCGGCGCCATCGACATGCTGATTTTCTACCCAGCGGGCAAGGTGATGGACCTCTACGGCAGACGCTGGGTTGCGGTGCCCTGCATGCTGATCATGGGAGTGTCGCTGCTCCTCCTGCCGCTCACGCGGGACGCGCTGAGCCTGCTTGCCGTCGCGTTGCTCATTGGGTTCGGCAACGGGATCGGCTCGGGGATCGTCATGACACTGGGAGCAGACTTTTCACCGTCGCCCGGACGTCCGCAATTCCTCGGAATCTGGCGCCTGCTGACCGATGTGGGAACCATGGCCGGCCCGGGAACCGTGTCTGCAGTCACGGCTGCAGCGACGCTCGCGGGAGGAATCTGGACAACGGGCGCCTTGGGGTTGGTGGGGGCGGTTGTCCTGTGGCTGTGGGTGCCGCCGAGAGAGCAGTGGGTGCGCCAGCGGTAA
- a CDS encoding cupredoxin domain-containing protein, translated as MNITRSALGLVLAATLIGVAGCGSGGEPTSEAPSAETSSAAEPTAEETTAAAEPSEAASEAPSEAASEEPTEEAPAEEIVITIRDFEYEMPESVPAGAEITVINEDTAPHTVTTTDTEDFDAIVQGGETTTFTAPSEPGEYPFVCTYHANMTGTLVVSSDG; from the coding sequence ATGAATATCACGCGTAGTGCCCTTGGTCTGGTCCTTGCTGCAACGCTCATTGGAGTGGCCGGATGCGGTTCAGGCGGTGAGCCGACCAGCGAGGCTCCGTCGGCCGAGACCAGTAGTGCGGCCGAGCCGACAGCAGAAGAGACAACCGCAGCTGCGGAGCCCAGCGAAGCGGCCTCGGAGGCGCCTAGCGAGGCAGCTTCGGAGGAACCCACCGAAGAGGCTCCCGCTGAGGAAATCGTCATCACCATCCGCGACTTCGAGTATGAGATGCCCGAATCCGTGCCTGCAGGTGCCGAGATCACCGTAATCAACGAGGACACCGCACCCCACACGGTGACCACAACCGACACCGAAGACTTTGACGCCATCGTTCAGGGCGGCGAGACCACCACCTTCACCGCGCCGTCCGAACCGGGTGAGTACCCGTTTGTCTGCACGTACCACGCGAACATGACGGGAACACTGGTGGTGAGCAGCGATGGCTAG
- a CDS encoding dTMP kinase, giving the protein MTPFPRNPQVLRVVLLGIDGAGKTTAARSVLRKLREDGVEAELFRNPGGRRTLDRWASRHSHTAQTVLGIHLLDAVESFLRVLAVLRSTLQAQRRRGVVLFDRHLQCQLALRRVRGLPAGKLLPWMLRVLPQPDLVVYLSVDPNTAQARITSRNTDKETLEFLTALDASYRQLPGFGAYTVVDANGTATEIAEALSKHLEARLLQPGSPSVAAALALQPLPVRERTQAGQ; this is encoded by the coding sequence ATGACCCCGTTCCCAAGGAATCCACAGGTTCTCCGTGTGGTCCTGCTTGGGATCGACGGAGCCGGTAAAACAACGGCTGCGCGGTCAGTTCTTCGGAAGCTGCGGGAGGACGGCGTCGAGGCGGAGCTGTTTCGCAACCCCGGGGGCCGGCGCACCCTTGACCGCTGGGCGTCACGGCACTCGCACACCGCTCAGACTGTGCTCGGCATCCACCTCCTGGATGCAGTCGAAAGTTTCCTCCGCGTGCTCGCGGTACTGCGCTCCACCCTGCAGGCACAACGACGGCGGGGTGTCGTTCTCTTCGACCGCCACCTGCAGTGCCAGCTGGCTTTGCGACGGGTGCGGGGCCTTCCCGCAGGCAAGCTGCTGCCGTGGATGCTGCGCGTTCTGCCGCAGCCGGATCTTGTTGTTTACCTCAGCGTTGACCCGAACACGGCGCAGGCACGTATCACTTCGCGGAACACCGACAAGGAAACCCTTGAGTTCCTCACCGCGTTGGACGCCTCCTACCGGCAACTGCCCGGCTTCGGGGCGTACACGGTCGTGGATGCAAACGGAACGGCGACAGAGATTGCCGAAGCCCTCTCAAAGCACCTCGAGGCGCGTCTGCTGCAGCCCGGTTCCCCGTCAGTTGCTGCTGCCTTGGCGCTCCAGCCACTTCCAGTGCGCGAGCGTACGCAGGCGGGTCAGTAG
- a CDS encoding MBL fold metallo-hydrolase, which produces MSEREDEQSNPWTQLGDRVWMLRTDPFGLNTGLVVGTDRALVIDTGAGPEQAARILDAVRGLTDLPLCVVNTHSHFDHVFGNAYFAAHGAEDFWATDRCAAVVRESGEEQRVEVGKTEPAMAENRGEHTAIQPANRHVSGSPVDLDLGGISVTLFHLGFGHTDNDLLVGAGNVLFTGDLVEEGADPGFEDSFPAEWIRTLGKITALDDLYDVFVPGHGAPVDVDFVATQLNKMRSAVRVTKVAMDEASVDMTKAIPILPYGPEQSRALLTRLRTLAHWKWLERQGSSN; this is translated from the coding sequence ATGTCCGAGCGAGAAGACGAACAGTCCAACCCCTGGACCCAGTTGGGAGACCGCGTGTGGATGCTTCGTACCGATCCCTTCGGCCTGAACACCGGACTGGTTGTGGGAACGGACCGGGCGCTCGTAATTGACACCGGCGCCGGGCCGGAGCAAGCCGCCCGGATCCTCGATGCGGTGCGGGGGCTGACTGACCTGCCGTTGTGCGTGGTCAACACCCACTCGCACTTCGACCACGTGTTCGGGAACGCGTATTTTGCGGCCCACGGCGCTGAGGACTTCTGGGCAACCGACCGGTGCGCCGCCGTCGTTCGCGAGAGCGGTGAGGAACAGCGTGTGGAGGTTGGCAAGACGGAACCGGCGATGGCCGAGAACCGCGGAGAGCACACTGCCATCCAGCCGGCCAACAGGCATGTTTCCGGATCGCCGGTGGACCTGGATCTCGGCGGCATTTCGGTCACCCTGTTCCACCTGGGGTTCGGTCATACGGATAATGACCTCCTGGTCGGTGCCGGCAACGTGCTTTTCACGGGCGATCTGGTCGAGGAGGGCGCAGACCCCGGTTTTGAGGATTCCTTCCCGGCGGAGTGGATCCGCACGTTGGGCAAGATCACGGCGCTCGATGACCTGTATGACGTCTTTGTTCCCGGTCACGGTGCGCCGGTGGACGTCGACTTTGTGGCCACCCAGCTGAACAAGATGCGCAGTGCGGTCCGGGTCACCAAGGTAGCTATGGATGAAGCCTCGGTGGACATGACCAAGGCGATCCCGATTCTCCCGTACGGCCCGGAGCAGTCGCGGGCGCTACTGACCCGCCTGCGTACGCTCGCGCACTGGAAGTGGCTGGAGCGCCAAGGCAGCAGCAACTGA
- a CDS encoding dihydrolipoamide acetyltransferase family protein, translating to MSATTTSPSVKVFLLPDLGEGLTEAELVNWLVAEGDTVSVDQPVAEVETAKSMVEVPSPFAGVVAQLHGEAGTTINVGAPLISVRPDGAAPETVAATAASTGNPDAEAYREEERAGVSVPTDAEVAAAPDIADSGAESSSESGGGSGNVLIGYGTPGTGTGGRTRRRRGDAGSAAAPAAAPASESAEVPETLTGQEAPAAESEQRAVLCISPLVRKLARDAGLNLSSVEGTGADGMVLRRDVERALQASAGTSAEKQETLPDSSSSTSSSRQSTAGEVDQDRRSGLRIAERIPVRGVRKAVAEAMTRSRREIPEATVWVDVDATALLDLRADLKRRQPDATPGLLAFVARFALAGIARYPELNTRIVEREDGSSEILKFDGVNLGIAAQTDRGLLVPAVQRADRMSARELDAEIRRLAAVAREGKATPAELTSGTFTLNNYGVFGVDGSAAIINHPEAAILGLGRIIDRPWVVNGELAVRKVTELTLTFDHRVCDGGVAGGFLRYVADAIENPGGVLADL from the coding sequence ATGAGCGCCACGACAACGAGCCCTTCTGTGAAGGTGTTCCTGCTACCTGACCTCGGTGAGGGTCTGACCGAAGCCGAACTGGTGAACTGGCTCGTGGCTGAAGGGGACACCGTGTCAGTCGACCAGCCGGTCGCCGAAGTTGAGACGGCGAAATCCATGGTGGAGGTTCCCTCGCCGTTTGCCGGCGTCGTCGCCCAGTTGCACGGGGAGGCCGGGACCACCATCAACGTCGGCGCGCCCCTGATCTCGGTGCGGCCCGACGGTGCTGCGCCCGAGACGGTGGCTGCGACAGCTGCTTCAACGGGCAACCCTGACGCTGAGGCGTACCGCGAGGAGGAACGAGCCGGGGTCAGCGTGCCTACGGACGCGGAGGTCGCCGCAGCGCCGGACATCGCGGACTCGGGTGCAGAGTCAAGTTCAGAGTCGGGTGGGGGATCCGGCAATGTTTTGATCGGCTACGGCACGCCGGGAACAGGCACCGGAGGCCGGACCCGGCGTCGCAGGGGTGATGCCGGGTCAGCCGCCGCACCCGCAGCCGCACCCGCATCCGAGTCCGCGGAAGTGCCGGAAACGCTGACCGGGCAGGAAGCGCCTGCGGCAGAGTCCGAACAGCGCGCAGTGCTGTGCATCTCGCCGCTGGTCCGCAAGCTTGCGCGGGACGCCGGTCTCAATCTGTCCTCGGTCGAGGGCACGGGTGCGGACGGCATGGTCCTGCGCCGCGACGTCGAGCGGGCCCTGCAGGCTTCCGCCGGAACGTCCGCTGAGAAACAGGAGACCCTGCCCGACAGCAGCAGTAGCACCAGCAGCAGCAGGCAAAGCACCGCTGGGGAAGTGGACCAGGACCGCCGCAGCGGGCTGCGGATCGCCGAGCGCATCCCCGTCCGCGGCGTGCGCAAGGCGGTAGCCGAGGCCATGACGCGCAGTCGCCGGGAGATCCCGGAAGCAACGGTGTGGGTGGACGTCGATGCCACTGCACTGCTTGACCTGCGCGCCGACCTCAAGCGCAGGCAGCCGGACGCAACGCCTGGTCTATTGGCCTTTGTCGCACGGTTCGCGCTGGCCGGGATCGCCCGGTACCCGGAACTGAATACGCGCATCGTCGAGCGTGAGGACGGCAGCTCGGAGATCCTGAAGTTTGACGGCGTGAACCTTGGCATCGCTGCGCAGACCGACCGCGGGCTTTTGGTTCCCGCGGTGCAGCGGGCCGACCGGATGAGCGCACGGGAACTGGACGCGGAGATCCGGCGTCTTGCCGCCGTCGCACGCGAGGGCAAAGCGACACCCGCGGAACTCACCTCAGGCACGTTCACGCTGAACAACTACGGGGTGTTCGGCGTGGACGGCAGTGCAGCCATCATCAACCACCCGGAGGCCGCGATCCTCGGGCTGGGACGGATCATTGACCGGCCGTGGGTCGTCAACGGCGAGCTCGCCGTCCGGAAGGTGACCGAGCTGACGCTGACCTTTGACCATCGGGTGTGCGACGGCGGTGTTGCCGGAGGCTTCCTGCGCTACGTTGCCGACGCTATAGAGAACCCCGGCGGCGTCCTCGCTGATCTCTGA
- a CDS encoding alpha-ketoacid dehydrogenase subunit beta: MTDTAVRSGSAEKAAGNPRTGLQPLTFAKALNTALADAMEADPSVIIFGEDVGPLGGVFRITDGLTARFGEERCFDTPLAEAGIMGMAVGMAMNGMRPVVEMQFDAFAYPAFEQVVSHVAKMPNRTKGKVKLPLVMRIPYAGGIGGVEHHCDSSESYYAHTPGLTVLAPATVRDAYLMLRDAIRFPDPVVFLEPKKLYWTKETLDLDELRKEADDAATAGSTVGRAVVARSGTDATLIAYGPSVPTALAAAEAAASEGRSLEVIDVRSLVPFDDETVTASVRKTGRAVVIAEAPGFASVAAEIVARVQERCFNSLAAPVRRVTGFDIPYPAPKLEHFFLPSVDRILDTVDELQWEDA, encoded by the coding sequence ATGACTGACACCGCAGTTCGATCCGGCTCGGCCGAAAAGGCAGCCGGGAACCCCAGGACAGGGCTCCAGCCACTCACCTTCGCCAAAGCCTTGAATACCGCCTTGGCCGATGCCATGGAGGCTGATCCCTCGGTCATCATCTTCGGCGAGGACGTAGGCCCGCTCGGCGGCGTCTTCCGTATCACGGACGGGCTCACCGCCCGCTTCGGCGAGGAACGCTGCTTCGACACGCCCCTCGCGGAGGCGGGCATCATGGGCATGGCAGTCGGCATGGCGATGAACGGCATGCGTCCCGTCGTCGAAATGCAGTTTGACGCCTTCGCCTACCCCGCCTTCGAGCAGGTGGTCAGCCACGTCGCCAAAATGCCCAACAGGACCAAGGGCAAGGTGAAGCTGCCGCTGGTCATGCGCATTCCGTACGCAGGCGGCATCGGGGGAGTGGAGCACCATTGCGACTCCTCGGAGTCTTACTACGCGCACACACCCGGGCTTACGGTTCTGGCCCCAGCCACCGTGCGCGATGCCTACCTGATGCTCCGCGATGCCATCCGCTTCCCAGATCCCGTGGTCTTCCTCGAGCCGAAGAAGCTCTACTGGACCAAGGAGACACTGGACCTGGACGAGCTTCGCAAGGAAGCCGACGACGCCGCCACCGCCGGTTCCACGGTGGGCCGCGCCGTGGTTGCCCGCTCCGGAACCGATGCCACCCTTATTGCCTATGGCCCCTCCGTGCCGACGGCCTTGGCCGCCGCTGAAGCGGCGGCAAGCGAAGGGCGCAGCCTTGAAGTGATCGATGTGCGCTCCCTCGTGCCGTTCGATGACGAGACAGTCACCGCCAGCGTGCGCAAGACCGGACGCGCCGTCGTTATTGCAGAAGCACCGGGGTTCGCCTCGGTCGCCGCAGAGATCGTTGCCCGTGTCCAGGAGCGCTGCTTCAACTCGCTGGCCGCCCCCGTGCGGCGTGTGACCGGGTTCGACATTCCGTATCCCGCACCCAAGCTCGAGCACTTCTTCCTGCCGAGCGTTGACCGGATCCTCGACACCGTGGACGAACTTCAGTGGGAGGACGCATGA